The Lactuca sativa cultivar Salinas chromosome 2, Lsat_Salinas_v11, whole genome shotgun sequence genome includes the window TCATTTAGGAATCTCTTTCCCCCTCTAAGTCCAACCAAACACATGAATTCGAGGGAATTGGAATCCTTTTCCTTCGAATTTCATTCCTTTTCTACCAACCAAACGCGCTCTCAGTACAGAGACTTCTTGGGCAATCCTTCAGTAGAGAGACTTCAATCCTTCATGTATAAAAAGGAGACTGTGACAGTTTGGTTACGGTTCTGGTTTTTGGTTTTTATGCTCTCCTCTAAGTAGGAGTGTAAATGAACCAAACATCCAGCAAACCGTTATTTGTGATGTTCATTTATCTAACAAATGAACGGATATGAACAAGATTTTGTGTTCGTTTAGTTAAATTGATGAAGCCCAACAACAGTCTTGTTCACTCAATTATGTTTGTTCATTAATGGTTCTTTATGTTCAtctatgtttgtttgtttatgttcattTAAGTTTGTTTACATTTTCTTGTGTTTGTTAGTATTGTTATTTTCTTAAATCTTTAGATGTTTATGTTCATTTATGTTCACATAtgtttgtttatatttatatatgttttttcaTTTATGATTGCTTATGTTCATTTAGCATCTTAACAAACATAAATGAACGAATATTAACAAAATAATTTGTTCAACCAAAAAATACAAAcaaaaaaatgaattattttatttgtttatgttCATTCGTTTGTATAATTAACTTAAACAAACAAATATGAACAACCTTTGTCCATTTTGGTTGATAAATCTACATGTTAGACTATATAATTAGATTTATAGTTGTCGTTTTGAACTTATCACTCTTGTTTCCATTATTTATGCATGTGGACGGATGGATATAAATTATGAGATGAGTTTTTCATGTAACACATGATTTTATTCTTTAATATTGATAACGTAGGCCAATGATCATCTAAAAATCGAAGTTTTGAGTTCAAATCTTTTGTGAATTTGACTGACATTTAATCATTGATATACATTACAGATTATACTAAAGGAAATAATTAAATGTGATAGGATCTTTCAATCTAGATCCAATCTTACAATCACGATGTTGAAAAACTCATGTAAAAATATTGATCTTAACAACCTAAATTTCAAGTAAACAGTGAATATCCAAACTCGTTAAAAATTCAGGTCAATTAAAATATACTTGGAAAAAGTATGGAAATCCAACTTCCTTTGACGACAGGTGTACAATTTTAACACATCAATAtaatttacttttaccaaaaCAAACTACAAAAAACATATCACAGAATTAAGATATACCTCTGTATACATATTTATTCTGAAAGATCATTTATTACTTTTGTACAATATAAAATACAATCATGTAACATCCTTTTATACTTAACCCTCCACGAAATTGCCAACTTCCATTTCTCCAGGGACCTTTTTGTCTTTTTGGTTAAACCCATCTCACCACCAATTCCATTTCCCACTAAACCGTTGACTTTCACAAACTCACAACTCTCACCAGTCAAACCCAACAACACATTCTTGACCTCCATTACCGACTCAAACTCTTTTTCCATAACAGACAACAATAACTCATCTTCCTCAATAGATGTCGATAAATTCTTCAACACTTGATTACATTTCTTTACTAACCACTCCATAACAATGATCTCATTTTCAGTTGAAATAGAAGACCCAGAATACGCAATATATCGAATTGATTTTTGTAAATGTGTTGGTGTTGCCCATAATCGCATTGATGCCAACAAGGAAAAAGAGGGGGTCCCGTTATGGTGAATGTATAGGGAGTCTTTGGGCCATGAATGTAGAGAGTGTAGGTCAGGAGGTAAAGGGATGTATGCCTTGTCATTTGGATTTGAATTTAGAATAAAACCATAGTGTTCCAGAAGCTCTAAGTTTGTGTATGTTCCATAGCTTAATAGAACCTTGAAGATGAAAAAAAATGATGACTTAATATGGTATTTAACATAGAAATATGATTATCCATTGTTGatatttgattaaaataaaatatttaagattTTGTATTTTGTCGGAAATCGATGGAAAAAGGAAATGTAGAATCATCTAAAGACATTGGTGTCAAAGCCCCCCAATCGAATAGATTTTGAGtaacttattattttattttcttctcttGTTTTAGAGTATAGAAAAGTGTGGGTTAAATCTTTGGAGAGTATATATTTTGAGAGATTAGTCTATGTGATTGTAACAATTTATCAAAGACACGATTGGTGTTTTTTCTCCGGTTTTAGAGTTTTCCACATTTTTGGAGAGTATGGGTGTATTTTGAGAGATTAGTCTATGCGATTGTAACAATTTATCATATATTAGATTGGTCTCACCGAAGACCTGTGTTTTGTCTCCGGTTTTAGAGTTTTCCACGTATATTCTTGTGTTCAAATtctttctattatttgttattggGAGGATTGTTGGTGATCTTTGAGACCATTTTACCAACATCTTTTATACCTGATCTCCTTTTTTGTAGTTTGTTCTAGCATAGAAGCAGTATGCATCATATTCATCTTCAAACACACCATCTGTCAACCTAGCTGACATACCATCCATCTGCTCTCCATCAACACCCATACCACCATCATCCCTGAAATCTTCAGACACAACTTGTTCCTCCTCGGGTGCAGCATAATTGAAAAAATCCCCAATCGGGCAAAAACAACCAGCAGCATCCCATGGAACATGCATTGTGCGCGAAGATATCTTCATTCAACAAAACCCTAATCATGTATTATTATATCTCAATCAAGTTTTACACATTTAAATACCAAATAAACTTACAGATGCAGAAGCCCATATCCATGCCTTGAAGCTCATGTAATGTGGCTTAAACAAAAGTTCTTCCATTATCACAATAGCACTTTCCCACTCCATTTTCGTCTTCTCCAATGCCTTTTCTGCAGCCCAAACAGCATCATCCAGCTGCCAGTTACTTCAAAACACTTCAGAATAACATTTTTTATATACTAAAACGCATACAAGTAGTAAATTGGATAATAAGTATATTCTCACTTGCAAAGCTTGAATCTCAAACTGATCAAAACTTGCTAATATATCATAATTTGAAGGAAATTGTGTCAAGTATGGATACCACGAAGAACACTTTCCCTTTCCCAGTTCATTCAGCAATGCCACAGTCAATATCTGCCCCCAAACTCATCATTCGTTATACGGAAAACAAAATACAGTTTCATGCAATTAATCGAGCAATACCTGAGTCGAAGACAGAGAAAACTTAGAGATTGAAATGGAGAGCTTATGATCATTCATCATTAGGGTTTGGGAGGTCATGAGAGCTGATTTTGGAACTCTGAGTATCAATTGGCCTTTTTGAAGATCACGCACTGCACATAATCCTCTCCTGAAAGTTATGATATAATCAAAAACAAAAAAGCACAGATACAAAATTGTAAATGGATTGAGAGATTTTATGTTACCCTCCGGCGTTAGGGAAATAGGATATGGTGAGAGATTTTCCCAAGCAACAAGGCGAATGAAGATGATTGGGGTTCTTGTTGTCGTCTGGAGAATCTGAAACTCCGAGTGTAGTTGCCCAATCCATGAAGTGTTCCAGTTTCGCTGCTTCTTCCATCTCCGTTGCTCCCCCTACCGGCGGCCGGCTACCGGATCAACCAGACAAGACAACCACCAAAAGCCTAAACGaaacctcaaaaaaaaaaaaaagcaacacTCGATAGGCCCAGTGTACTTAAGCCAACCTGGGCCAATAGGCCCAATATTTAGTAGATACTAAATATACTCCCGGGTTTTGAAAAATAGAATAAATTCGATCCGACAAACATGAAACAGGTCCCTAAAAAACCGAAATCAAGATGGACCTTCGAGATTAGAGATCAATATAAAAGACAAAACTAACAAAATGGTCTCTATA containing:
- the LOC111916036 gene encoding protein SET DOMAIN GROUP 40 isoform X2 is translated as MTSQTLMMNDHKLSISISKFSLSSTQILTVALLNELGKGKCSSWYPYLTQFPSNYDILASFDQFEIQALQLDDAVWAAEKALEKTKMEWESAIVIMEELLFKPHYMSFKAWIWASASISSRTMHVPWDAAGCFCPIGDFFNYAAPEEEQVVSEDFRDDGGMGVDGEQMDGMSARLTDGVFEDEYDAYCFYARTNYKKGDQVLLSYGTYTNLELLEHYGFILNSNPNDKAYIPLPPDLHSLHSWPKDSLYIHHNGTPSFSLLASMRLWATPTHLQKSIRYIAYSGSSISTENEIIVMEWLVKKCNQVLKNLSTSIEEDELLLSVMEKEFESVMEVKNVLLGLTGESCEFVKVNGLVGNGIGGEMGLTKKTKRSLEKWKLAISWRVKYKRMLHDCILYCTKVINDLSE
- the LOC111916036 gene encoding protein SET DOMAIN GROUP 40 isoform X1; amino-acid sequence: MEEAAKLEHFMDWATTLGVSDSPDDNKNPNHLHSPCCLGKSLTISYFPNAGGRGLCAVRDLQKGQLILRVPKSALMTSQTLMMNDHKLSISISKFSLSSTQILTVALLNELGKGKCSSWYPYLTQFPSNYDILASFDQFEIQALQLDDAVWAAEKALEKTKMEWESAIVIMEELLFKPHYMSFKAWIWASASISSRTMHVPWDAAGCFCPIGDFFNYAAPEEEQVVSEDFRDDGGMGVDGEQMDGMSARLTDGVFEDEYDAYCFYARTNYKKGDQVLLSYGTYTNLELLEHYGFILNSNPNDKAYIPLPPDLHSLHSWPKDSLYIHHNGTPSFSLLASMRLWATPTHLQKSIRYIAYSGSSISTENEIIVMEWLVKKCNQVLKNLSTSIEEDELLLSVMEKEFESVMEVKNVLLGLTGESCEFVKVNGLVGNGIGGEMGLTKKTKRSLEKWKLAISWRVKYKRMLHDCILYCTKVINDLSE